The DNA region CAAACCCTCCCCCGAAAAGCAAAATCAtcagataaaaaccaaaaatggacaatcaaaaataaaatttgaaacaacacaaaaacgcacaaaaatccaaaacaaaaagcACGCGAAGAGATCGCTAAAGAAAATACCCTAGCTCTGGCCATCAAGATTAGTTTGACCAGCGCTCCCTCCACTACCATAAGAACCATCGTCCCCAGTAGCCGCCGTCTGCCACACAGACTGCCAGGCCTGACTGGGTGGCTGAACATAAACACCAGTAGGATCAACAGCAGGCCGACCAATCATCATTCCTCCAGGCCCAGCAGCACCGGTGGGTTGGCCCATGGGTGGATAATAATATGGGACGCCACTGGCGGTGGCCCCCACAATCCCTCCCAATCCGGCAGCTTCATCCTTAATCTCATCTCTAGGCACGATATCTACCAAGAAATCAAAAATATCGGTCCTAGTAATGGCGGCAGCGATGTCGTTTTTCTGTAAAGTCCTTCGCTTGTTTTCTTCAGCGTGAAGCCAGGAGCGAATAGTGAGCTCCAAAATGAAAAGCTCGCATGCCTTAGCAAACAAAATAGGGGCTTCCGCGGAGATCATGCGAACGTCCTCATCGGCTTTCATAATTTTCTTGATGCGAGCGAGAGGAAGCTGGTGGTTCTTAAAATCGTTGACTTGTTCGATTTCTTGACGCTGGTAAGACCAAAACATTTGGAGCTGCTGTTGTTGCTGTTGAAGGAGGTGGTGAAAAGGTGCCGCGGCGGCAGCAGTAGGAGGAGGTTGTGGGGGCTGCGGGTATGCGGAGGATTGACCTTGCTGGGTGTTCTCCATTGGAtttatgattatgatttttGATAATCGCGGATTGGTGATGTTTGTGTTGATGATTGAAATGTGGACAGATGTGGGAGATGATGAATGAAGGGATGGATGGCTGGGATTTTGATTGGGAGAAAGAGGATGGGAAAAGATACAAGCGTTAGGACATTTGTTATATTGTATTTaactaataacatttttttatattctgtCATATAATAATGTTCTAGTGTATTCACGTATCTCAACGTCGATATGTCCGAGTGGTTAAGGAGACAGACTTGAAATCTGTTGGGCTTCGCCCGCGCAGGTTCGAACCCTGCTGTCGACGATTTTGAGGTTTCATTCTTAAATTTGCTTTTTAGATATTTCGTTctatttttgcttttgaataTAGGGCAGATGTCAATGTAAGGTTTGTGATTTTCCCAGCAAActgaaaaatggaagaaaacagtGTGGTATCGAACTCGAAAACAACACAAGAGCTTGCGAAAGAAGGTCAGAAGCATCTAGAAGAAACCATAGAAGCAGCTTTCCAGATTCTCTCCTCTATGAACGACGAGCTCTGCAACCCCACGTTATggtccaccaccaccaccaacgGCGTCGTAAATGGCGATGCTGCATCTGATTCTAATCATCACATGGACAACGGCGTTGTCGGCAGTGGTAATAGTGCGCTCGACGAGGCTCGCCACCGGTATAAATCCTCAGTGGCCGCCCTTCGATCCGTGCTCTCACCATTCCTAATTCTCATAGGGTCAGTGTCTTCAAACCCTAATTACTCATATTTATTGTTCCTACAAGTTTGGTGTTTGAGCATTAGTTTAGTCGTATCCCTTTTTTTCCTGTAGttgaaatttaattacttgaaaCGTTGTGTATACTGAAATGTAGTATAGTGGAGAACAGATTCATCGATGTTATCAAGGTTTACAAATTGGGGATGGTATAAACAATTTCATTATTGTAGTGTTATTTATTGGGATTATTAACTTAGATGATATTAGTGCGTTTAGAGCTGATTAATATTTTAGCAAATTGTTAATTAGTTCgatagtttaatattaattatggtttGTATATAGGCAAAAACATTCGAAATGGGTTCAGTTTCCTCAGATGATGAAGTTGAAATTGAAAAGTTGGAAGAGAGAGCATCTGTCCTAAGAGAGGTACTCTATTTTAAGTAGCTTGATTGTGCAGAATTTTGTTGACATTCACGTTCCATTTCCTGGAATGGTGGTAAACAAACTATATTAATTGTTGTGCTGAGCTGGGTTCTTGGTGTGGTTGATCTGAAGTCTGAACTAATGGGTTGTTATAGTAATGCTAAATTTTGGTTTTCGCCTTTCTTTGTAGGAGCTTGCTAACAAGAACACACACCTTAAACTTCTCATTGATCAGCTACGAGATCTCATTAATGACATATCCACATGGCAAAGTCCATGTTCTGTCTAAAATGCAGAAGTGAAGCTTTTTTGTTGTACAATGGTGCCTGAAAGTGGAGGTTTTAGTCTAGATatctgccaaaaaaaaaaaaaaaactgctcatattGATGTTCATCAAGGAAAGTCAGAGACAGATGATAGGCTTTCAGTGGTAAAATCATTTCTTGTTGCTAAAATGGGAAATAGAGCATGTCAAGGCTTTTGTATATCTTGATTCTCTTAACATTATCAATGAACTGCATGTATAAGCTTGTTGATTTTCTAGTTGACAGTGTGATAAAATTCATCCTATGGTTGATATTTGGAGTCAAACTGAATggatatgtaattttattttcagtattcaGGACTTTTTGTTTTAGTTCTGTGAATCTAGCAGTGGTGTCCTCCTTTCACTCTGTTGCACTGACctttatttagaaaattgaaGGTGTTTGATATACCAAGTTTAAGGTGAATGTACTTGAATTAATTATGTAGTATGTCTCAAACTTTTATGCAAGGATGACAATAGGTCTCCTGTTATCAGGCAAACTCCACAAAATATATTGATGATTATGTGATTGTTGTGGTGAGACATAAGTATAAAAGTGTCTTCTTGTCAAAACAGCTTGCATTGCCTcgtaatttgaaaaattggggCTCACTGAATCTTAATAATCAGCTGATAGATTGAAATCTGATTGTTTATTATGCTGTGCTTCAGGCTTCATATTAAATTTCTGTAGGTGCCCGTACTAGTAGGTTTTTACATTTCCTGAAGAAGATGCAATATcacaaacaattttttgaaaatgtttgtggctccaattttcttttacctttttattttccCCAGCTATTGTTACTTTGTACATGGGCATAGCCATTGAAACTCTTACAGTGAAAGGGATATTGACAGAACAAATTTGGCTGCATGGGTAGACATTTAAAATGCCAACATCAGAAGCAACCAAATAGCTCTTTCAGCAGTGATTCTCTTAGGATGGTTTTATTGCATGGcatattattaggtataaattattattattaatatatttaatgatatatatatatatatatatatatatatatatatatatatatatatatatatatatatatatatatatatatatatatatatataattattatatttggttagagaataataatagaatattgagattttattttacttaaatatatttaaaattattttgtatgtattAGTATTGTATATGATCAAATTAACATGTTCTAtgttaaagtaaaataaatataaagataaaattatattactttctattttgattgaagacaaaaatatttttattttaaaaatttaataagtaaaaataaaattataaaagaattaaatttatattgataatcttttaaaacttaatgtaaatgtgataatcaaattataataaaactatttgtatccattttaagtatacaaataggtaaatattttatgtatgttattatgtgataaataattttgaattaaaaataaaataatattcaattacatgataatatatataattatgaacTCAAAATATTTATGCATAATATTGTTCATCAAATTATCTCATATACTATTTGTCACATCATCTTAATAATTAAcgagttttgaaaattttttattagctaataaatcaaaatgtaatttcaataatcaaagatatattactagcataaaaaaatcttatcctGAATCAAATGTCCCTCAATATTACTACATTTCACATTACAAATATGATGAGAAGAAAGTCATTCTACATTTTGTGATGAATAGATTCTAACATGCAGAGTAGGTTTCCAGAGGATTAACTAATTGTGAATTGAAGATCTAGTTGTGAGTGAAGACCTCATATCTACAATGGCAGATTCATCTGCTCCCAATTTGATGGCCTCTCTGCTTGCTCTTATAAACCGCAAAACAGCTCCCTTAACATACTCATGGGCCTCTTTTACCGTCATCTTCTTACCCATCTCACTGGGGAAGCTGCTCAAGAAGTGATCCCCATTAAGAACAGCTGCTAATTGAACTAACTCACCTTGAAATTCGGATAGTCGTCCATTTTCTTTTGCTTCAGTACTCCTCAATGGTGCAACATCAGGCAAGGTCTCTGCAATAATATCAGAGGAAAACACACTGAACTTTCTGCGCACTAAAGTATTCATCAAGCTACAAAACTTGAAAAACTAATTGAGAATATGAGGCATTGAGACAATTTTTCCATAAATTCTTCTGTGTCCAACTAAtaattgaattctcttttctCATTCTAAGTTGGTTAGATCTTATTTTTAttccaaatttcaattttttctgaGTTGTGTATAAATTGCAATCCTAAAttggccaaaataaaaattgatcg from Mangifera indica cultivar Alphonso chromosome 8, CATAS_Mindica_2.1, whole genome shotgun sequence includes:
- the LOC123223530 gene encoding LOW QUALITY PROTEIN: mediator of RNA polymerase II transcription subunit 30 (The sequence of the model RefSeq protein was modified relative to this genomic sequence to represent the inferred CDS: inserted 1 base in 1 codon); the protein is MEENSVVSNSKTTQELAKEGQKHLEETIEAAFQILSSMNDELCNPTLWSTTTTNGVVNGDAASDSNHHMDNGVVGSGNSALDEARHRYKSSVAALRSVLSXIPNSHRAKTFEMGSVSSDDEVEIEKLEERASVLREELANKNTHLKLLIDQLRDLINDISTWQSPCSV
- the LOC123223528 gene encoding nuclear transcription factor Y subunit C-1-like, with translation MENTQQGQSSAYPQPPQPPPTAAAAAPFHHLLQQQQQQLQMFWSYQRQEIEQVNDFKNHQLPLARIKKIMKADEDVRMISAEAPILFAKACELFILELTIRSWLHAEENKRRTLQKNDIAAAITRTDIFDFLVDIVPRDEIKDEAAGLGGIVGATASGVPYYYPPMGQPTGAAGPGGMMIGRPAVDPTGVYVQPPSQAWQSVWQTAATGDDGSYGSGGSAGQTNLDGQS